The Fastidiosipila sp. genome has a window encoding:
- a CDS encoding ABC transporter ATP-binding protein — protein sequence MDQDQLVVRMKGITKIYPNGIAANREVDFSVKAGEIHALIGENGAGKSTLMKILFGLEKPTGGEIFVGEEQVHFSSPTDAIGMGIGMVHQHFMLVPSLTVAENIVLGMEPKKTGFFIDYKQAVALTVENAKKYNLHVEPTARVADITAGMKQKVEILKALVRGARVLILDEPTAVLTTQETATLFEELNHLREQGFTIIFISHKLNEVKELTDRITIMRAGKSMGVHETGSISEKEISRLMVGRDVILQMDKEKAEPGELVLHVEGLHYINEWGKNALDGVTFSVRSGEIVGIAGVEGNGQRELVDILFGLRLPEKGTVTVGGENLIGQPQGRIRSLGVSYVPEDRMTFGVAQSASVEENVISDRFRQKRFNRGPLFRVKELNKESDRLIADYSVLCKTRSQEVGMLSGGNIQKVVVAREFSSDPILIIADQPTRGIDVGATELIRKKLVDLSRAGAAVLLVSADLNEVMELSDSLIVLYEGRIAGYFDDGQWDDLMMGEYMLGLKRQSQEEIGRASHA from the coding sequence ATGGATCAGGACCAACTCGTTGTCCGGATGAAGGGGATCACAAAAATATATCCCAACGGTATTGCCGCCAACCGGGAGGTTGATTTTTCAGTTAAGGCGGGTGAAATCCATGCCTTAATCGGTGAAAATGGGGCGGGCAAATCCACCCTGATGAAGATCCTTTTTGGCTTGGAGAAACCGACCGGCGGGGAGATTTTCGTCGGGGAGGAGCAGGTTCATTTTTCAAGCCCGACGGACGCCATCGGTATGGGCATCGGCATGGTTCATCAGCATTTTATGCTGGTTCCCAGCCTGACCGTGGCGGAAAACATCGTACTGGGCATGGAGCCAAAAAAAACCGGGTTTTTTATTGATTACAAACAGGCGGTTGCCCTGACGGTGGAAAACGCGAAAAAATACAATCTCCATGTGGAGCCGACTGCCCGCGTTGCCGATATCACAGCTGGCATGAAGCAAAAGGTTGAAATACTGAAAGCCTTGGTACGCGGCGCCCGCGTCCTCATTCTGGATGAGCCGACAGCTGTTTTGACGACACAGGAAACGGCCACTCTATTTGAAGAATTGAACCATTTGCGGGAGCAGGGCTTCACCATCATCTTCATATCGCACAAACTGAATGAAGTCAAAGAACTGACGGACCGTATCACCATCATGCGGGCTGGGAAATCGATGGGCGTCCACGAGACCGGTTCCATCAGTGAAAAAGAAATTTCCCGGCTCATGGTAGGGCGGGACGTCATCCTGCAGATGGACAAGGAGAAAGCGGAGCCTGGCGAATTGGTTTTGCATGTTGAGGGCCTCCACTACATCAATGAGTGGGGGAAAAACGCCCTCGATGGGGTAACTTTTTCAGTGCGCAGCGGTGAGATTGTGGGGATCGCGGGTGTTGAGGGCAACGGCCAACGGGAACTGGTCGATATTCTTTTTGGCCTGAGGCTGCCGGAAAAGGGGACGGTCACTGTCGGAGGTGAAAATCTGATAGGACAGCCCCAGGGTAGAATCCGTTCACTCGGCGTCTCCTATGTGCCGGAGGATCGGATGACCTTTGGTGTTGCCCAGTCGGCCAGCGTTGAGGAGAACGTAATCTCTGACCGGTTTCGCCAGAAGCGGTTCAACCGGGGACCTCTTTTTCGGGTGAAAGAGCTGAACAAGGAAAGCGACCGGCTGATCGCCGACTATTCAGTGCTTTGCAAAACCAGGAGCCAGGAAGTGGGCATGTTGTCCGGCGGTAACATCCAGAAGGTCGTCGTTGCCCGTGAATTTTCAAGCGATCCCATCCTGATCATTGCCGACCAGCCCACCCGGGGTATCGATGTGGGGGCCACCGAACTGATCCGCAAGAAACTGGTTGATCTTTCGAGGGCGGGCGCCGCAGTTCTGCTGGTATCCGCTGATCTGAACGAGGTCATGGAGCTGTCCGACAGCTTGATTGTTCTCTATGAGGGGAGGATTGCCGGCTATTTTGATGACGGCCAATGGGACGACCTCATGATGGGTGAATACATGCTCGGGCTGAAACGCCAAAGCCAGGAGGAGATCGGGAGGGCTTCCCATGCGTGA
- a CDS encoding BMP family ABC transporter substrate-binding protein yields the protein MKKMLVFLLVAVLAISMAACDKKPVEPGKTEPAKTEATEPAGKVYKVVNLVNGNLGDKSFFDSAEAGLKKLADAGRITYETKEMGGTDADQPKWQQTIADVAAMGTYDLVICGTYQMPEYLKEAADAYPDQKFLIYDDTTHVGENDNVVNLSYRQNDMGYLIGVFAAAMTSQTSVENINPEKVVGFIGGIDSPVINDFLFGFLEGAKATDPEVKVDTRYVNSYVDTATAKEMGLAMINDNKADIIWGVAGLSGNGGAEAALETGKAWFIGVDSDQELTLSAELAAITLTSGLKNVGDSIIWIFDEWDAGRTYWGKEVNLGLVEGGVGFVSDKNFVKYAPQEVQDKVFAAEKAVREGTIKVSSAIGDESMSVVKLRDEMQP from the coding sequence ATGAAAAAAATGCTTGTTTTCCTTCTGGTCGCCGTCCTGGCCATCTCTATGGCAGCCTGCGACAAGAAGCCTGTGGAGCCGGGTAAAACTGAGCCTGCGAAAACGGAAGCAACGGAGCCTGCCGGCAAAGTCTACAAGGTGGTCAATCTGGTCAACGGTAATCTGGGTGACAAGTCCTTCTTTGACTCGGCTGAAGCCGGCCTGAAGAAACTGGCCGACGCCGGCCGCATCACCTATGAAACCAAGGAGATGGGCGGCACGGATGCCGACCAGCCCAAATGGCAGCAGACAATCGCGGACGTGGCGGCCATGGGCACGTACGATCTTGTCATCTGCGGCACCTACCAGATGCCGGAGTACCTGAAAGAAGCGGCCGATGCCTATCCCGACCAGAAGTTTCTCATCTACGACGACACCACCCATGTCGGCGAGAACGATAATGTGGTCAACCTGAGCTATCGCCAGAACGACATGGGCTATCTGATCGGTGTTTTTGCCGCGGCCATGACCTCGCAGACCTCGGTTGAAAACATCAATCCTGAGAAGGTTGTCGGATTCATCGGCGGCATTGACAGCCCGGTCATTAACGACTTCCTTTTCGGCTTCCTGGAAGGCGCCAAGGCAACTGATCCGGAGGTTAAAGTCGACACCCGCTACGTCAACAGCTACGTTGACACAGCGACAGCCAAGGAGATGGGCCTTGCCATGATCAATGACAACAAGGCTGATATCATCTGGGGCGTCGCGGGTCTTTCAGGCAATGGCGGTGCGGAAGCTGCACTCGAGACGGGCAAGGCCTGGTTCATTGGCGTTGACTCCGACCAGGAGCTGACCCTGTCAGCCGAGCTTGCGGCAATCACCCTGACCTCCGGCCTCAAGAACGTTGGCGATTCCATCATCTGGATCTTCGACGAGTGGGATGCCGGCCGCACCTACTGGGGCAAGGAAGTAAACCTGGGCCTGGTTGAGGGCGGTGTTGGCTTTGTCTCTGACAAGAACTTCGTCAAATACGCGCCCCAGGAAGTCCAGGACAAGGTGTTCGCGGCCGAAAAGGCAGTGCGGGAAGGAACCATCAAGGTTTCCTCTGCCATTGGCGATGAATCCATGAGTGTTGTCAAGTTGCGCGACGAAATGCAGCCCTAG